CAGTCAAATATTGCGACATAAATGGCAATGAAAAAGTAATCACATATGGATCTGTCAGTATTAAAGAAACCATACTAAATTTTCaataataaattgttataataaaatGTAGACCTCAAACGAAATGTCCGATCTCAACAGCTAAACCCTCTAAAACCCTACTGGGATGGGAAAAGGATGCTCAGTCAGTAGCAGTGCGGTCAGGTGAGCCGCTCTGTAGTGGGGCAGACGCCAGAAATGCTGTGACATCCTTTGGGTCCTTGAAAGACCTCTCCTGACCGTTCACCTTGACCCTGAGAACTGCTGGATACAACATGGCAAAGACAATTCCCTTCTCTTTAAGCTGCTGTTTAACATGGTAGAATTCCTGCCTTTTCCTCATCACCGCCACAGAAAAGTCCTCGAATATCATAATTGAAGCACCGTTGTAGGACAGCGCGCACGTTTGTCTCGCCGCTTGCATGATCCGAAATTTATCCTGAAAGTTGTCGCTGGCCAGGCGGTGGGCGGCGAGTGAGGGCGCGGTGGCATCGATCCAGTTTAACATGCTCACCTTTGAAACTGACCTGTAGCAGCTCTGGTAACCAGGATTTGAAAAAAGAGATCGGATTACTGCCCTCGCATCCCTCTGGAAGACCGACGACCAGCACATTGCATCTTCTGTTTCTTTTCTCCAGATTGTCTATTTTTTCCAGCGCGGACGCCAGTTTTTCCGCGAGATCAGTAAGTTTCGCACCATAGGTGGTCATCGCATCCTCGGAGTCTGATACGCGGCATTCTACCTCAGTAATTTGCGTGTCCAAAGTCCCAATTTTTGAGGAACATTCCTCAAGTTTCTTAAGAACAGGGTCGATTTTCTTTTCAAACGAGCTTTTGACACCTTTAAGCACCTCTGTTGATATTCTTTCTACCAAGCTGTGTGTCTCAGCTCGGCTCAGCAACAACTACACCTGGTCCGCCATGATCGTTGATTGACTGTCCTCCTGAGGCGATTTAATCTCCGtcgatttagaggtttttgccgACAGATTCAACTTCTTCTGGGTAGTGGGCATGATCGTATGTCCATTCACAAGGTCTAAAAGTATATGCCGTTATATATCTTATTTTATATACTAAAAATATACCACTGAGCTGCGGAGACCAAATGTTGAGCTGCTACTCCGCCAATACAGTCACGTGACTCCGAAAAAAGATTCTGTCATCTTGATGaatgagactcaaagatccgagtaaGTAAAATGAtacgaacttcccatcactactgtccAGTGTGAAACGTCTGGTGCAGTTTTAATTTtagagctgtaataaaagtcttctcacactcaaagcacaaatactctttcacaccagagTGGATCTTAATGTGTTCATTAGGGTTTACTGATTGGTTGATACTTTTCCCACACAGAGTGCATGTGAGTGGTTTATCTACAGTGGTGgtcatcatgtgtttattaaggtctgaggagttgctgaaactcatcccacaccgaAGCTGTGGGTTTCTCTCCGTTGTGGCTTATCATGTGTAGATAAAGGAGTGATGgttgtctgaaactcttcccacactgagtgcaagtgaatagcttctctccagtgtggttcctcatgtgtcgattaaggtgtgatgagcagttgaaactcttcccacacttagtgcatgtgaatggtttctctccagtgtggatcctcatgtgttgattaaggtatgatgagcagctgaaactcttcccacactgagtgcatgtgaatggtttctctccagtgtggatcctcatgtgtttattaagggatgagcagctgaaactcttcccacattgagtgcatgtgaatggtttctctccagtgtggatcctcatgtgtagattaaggtctgatgagcggctgaaactcttccaacactgagtgcatgtgaatggtttctctccggtgtggatcatcatgtgttcattaaggtatgatgattgcctgaaactcttcccacactgagtgcatgtgaatggtttctctccagtgtgaatcatcatgtgttgattaagcaATGATAAccggatgaaactcttcccacactgagtgcatgtgaatggtttctctcccgtgtggatcatcatgtggtcATTAAGGTGAgacgattggctgaaactcttcccacactgagtgcatgtgaatggtttctttccgGTGTGGattatcatgtgaatcttaagattgcCATTTCctccaaaactcttcccacactgagtgcaggtgaaacgattcttgtctctccttttcaaaataccatcagtctgtaaatgagttttgtccTCAATTTTAACATggtgttcctcctctttactcccctcactCTCTTCAGttaggtctgaaaaaaaaaagttttcattaagtcttaaaaactctcatcaaaagctgaaaagtgaaaagacactggaaacattgtcTACACACATTGTATTtctgatgcacattaaatgtgaaataaatcagatcatattgtgtttggtccattaacgtgtacacgTTTAAGCAGattctattcaattcatctttatttatctaatgcttttacaatgtaaactgtcaaagccgcttaacatagaactTATAATAAATTGAaacggtgtcagtccagtttttagagtttctTACATAATACATCATAAAAGAAATTTTGGTCAcattgataagacacagattCGAAAGGTGTAAATGGTGTGACGACCCCAGTATTCTACTTTGGATGTGGAAGATCCTGATTAGGTGCCATGGTTGCTCCCCAATTGGTTCAAAGCATATAAATGCGAGAGTGAGCTAGCTTCTGTAGGATAGTGTGGCTACTGGCCGTCCTCGCATCAAGACCATCTCTTTATTTTggcaaccttatggttttgtttggcattatttatgtgtagttaaagtcagttattttcttcattttcccctagacatttgtttgtttcttgattTGTTGCTTTATTagttgtatataataaataagttgcatatataatttttttgttgtctgaGCTCTTTTATGTTGCACTTGAACGAGGGGGTCGTAACAAtggcctatttttatttgtatatattcataattacaacaaaatgtttctcTAAAATTTGTTTAGCAGACAGGGAATACTATGGATAGAATACTATGGATAAGAAACTGTGGATAGAATGAAAGAACTGACAGGGGAAAGCAAAGaaggaggtgtttttttttttatttattaacaacttATGGTTGAGAAACATACATCcagttagatttttttgttctcCTGATCTGGAATACCTTATGCTTTGGTGCCGACCACACTGGCCACCAAGAGAGTTCACAGCTGTTATAATTACAGCTGTCTACATCCACCCTCAAGCCAACACAGAGCAGGCGCTTGGGAAACTGAATGGGAGCATAAGCGAGCAGGAAACCACACACCCAGAGGCAGCGTTTATTGTTACAGGGGACTTTAACAATGCCAATCTCTGGACAATCGCTCCAAAATACTATCACCATATCACCACAAACATGCGTGGTGACCGTATTTTGGACCACTGCTATTCTCTGTTCCGGGACGCCAACAAATCCCTCCCCCGCCCACCGTTTGGCAAATCAGATGACTCTTCTGTTCTGCTCTTGCCTGTTTACAGGCAGAAACTGAAACGGGAACCACCCACCCTCAAGACGTTTCAATGCTGGACGGACCAATCGGATTCTATACTTCAAGAATGTTTTGATCTTGTGGACTGGGAGATGTTACGGACAGCTTCTGATGACGacattaagggcctactcacactatgccatccgtaccgtgcccaggcccgtttcccggatcgtttgagaagtgtgagtttcCCGGATCGTTGAGAAGACCCTtagctgaatcgggctcaagcacggttcacttggctggccctagcccggttggaagagaagggcctgagcgcggttcacttggccggtaCATTtgttgtgtgagtgcaaaacgtgccaaagcccgaaactgaaagagagacgtgactttaagggattgtttcatatggatttattaatcattcttactgttcagtgaacgcaaactgccgtaatTTATTAAAGACGCAGACATCTCACTGCACAACAGTTGCgtgccttcagcaaacctcctcattcctgcagcacgagggctttatgattgtttataagcgccaaaagtggcggatctgtttggcaaaatatctgactgcgtgtaaatgcatccctaaggactgtttggtgaaatatataatgaatgtcactgcatatcaaacgactgaaacgatataactagagaaatctccactgtgctgctgattGAGTGAAAGCGCTtttcactgaacagcgcagcagcgatgacgtaagcgtgccgaggcccatttgtggtgtgagtgcgggccgtcgggggagacgggaggggggacaagcgtggtTTGGCCcagtttgaggcaactgtacctagtgtgagtacgaccTAAAGTTTACTCAAGACACTGTTACATGCTTCATCAGAAAGTGTATAGAAGACATGGTCCCAACAAAAACTGTCCGTAACTACCCCAACCCAAAACCATGGATTAATGGCGAAGTTCGAACAGCCCTATCAGTGTGAACCTCCGCCTATAAATCCAGAAatgctgaggaacaaaaacaagcaaactacaaCATCAGGTAAACTATCAAAACAGCAAAACATCAATACAGAGGTACAAGGTAGAGGGGAGAAGTATGTGGCAGGGACTTAATTACATCACAGACTTTAAAAGTAGCAAACCCGCCACTGTCAACATTTCTGCGTCTCTCCTGGACGAGCTCAACTCGTTGTACACCTGCTTTAAAGCCCAGGACAGCACCCACACACTGTGCGCTCCCGCGGCCGATATCGAAACCGCCAGCACACTCTGTTTCTGTAGCGGACGTAACGAGATATTTGCGTCACAAGAGCATTCGGAAAGCTACGGCCCAGATGGCATCCCTGGACGTGTACTTAAAGCATGCGCACACCAGCTAGCGGGGGTTTTCACGGACATCGTTAACCTCTCGCTCTCTCGGCCTGTGGTTCGcacatgctttaagacagctactattgtgcccatACCGACATAATCTAAAACCACATGCTTAAATGACTGGCGTCCAGTTGCTTTGACACccatcttcagcaagtgctttgaCAAGCTGATTAAAAAGCTCATCTGCTCTGTACCGCccgctcacactgaccctctgcaatttgctTACAGGAATAATCGCTCCACTGatgatgcaattgctttcactttgcacactgctctgtctcacctggaaaataaaagcacatatgtgagaatgctgtttgtggactacagctcagTATTCAACACTACAGTGCCTGCCAAACTAGTGGTGAAGCACCAAGCTCTGGGTCTACACAGCTCTATGTGCATCTAgatcctggacttcctgtcaaacagacgccaggtggtcagaatgaacaacatATCCTTAtccacactgatcctcaacactggtgatccacagggctgtgttctcagtCCACTCCTCtactccctgtacacacatgactgtacagccaaacacatcTCCAATGTCAttgttaaatttgctgatgacacaacaGAGGTGGGCCTAATCACAGATAATAATGAGACGGCCAACAGAGAGaaggtgcacactctgacgcagtggtgtgaggaaaaccacctctcactcaacattagcaaaaccaaggagctggtggtggatttcaggaaaGAGAATagagaacacacccccatcaccatcaacgggacacCAGTGAAGAGAGTCAGCACTCACATCCTCCGCtcattctacacctgcactgtggggAGCATCCTGtgtggctgtatcaccacctggtatgtaaatagcaccagcagcaatcgcaaaggcctaaaTAGGATTGTGtgaactgctggacgcgtagtaggaggtgagcttccctcccaccacgacatctacaccaggcgatGCATGAGGAAAGTCAAGTGAATTATcagtgactccagccacccaagccatagacttttatCTCTGTTATTTacatgcacgcgcaaacccgggagatttgaaacctgtggccccgccctctaacacagaaacccagacacacacacacacgcaaacatgccggtcgattggagtcacactgcagatggatattattgagtctctacccaaagatgaaacctcagcattatagccaagcagttggaaacttctggaaactacatgctacaaagaatacttcatcggcgtttgttaaagtaaggatcagtaaagagtaacttactgctggacatgtcaggatgggtttcttcctccatttctcaagtgcaAGTACaggcgattaaagttgcctcgtttactctagcttgcaaatgtatttagttgtaatttgtcacttgtaaccgcgtgtactgtatgagGTTAACTCGCTTTATTCTCATATTGGGTGCAAAGTaacgttaaaaacgtgacgcatgctgctttgtttaatgaggtccgtggaggagggtagtgtttgtgtgtgtgcgtgtacgcgcgctgtcatccggaggtgtgtgtgtgtacgttgtCGTCCGGACCAgggttaagtgtttgtgtgtgtgtgtgtctgtttgtgtgcgcgcgcgttgtcgtccggagcagggttaagtgtttgtgtgtgtgtgtgttaggacgagggcaatatgtgtttgtgtgtgtgtctgtgaaaagagcagtgagacaagctagaagatctcctcaactgtttttgcacaataaaatagttagtcgtcggAATTTTCAAGTCCaccgtctgtatttacattgacccactggcagctaaaatccacgcctacactatcgaacgtgtatgaactgtgattacttttatattgctgattagctgttgggcatttcactctctcactgaaggcagtcgaccaatcgcaacaggctgtcattggtccaatcagcgcagattagcttcacgctaaagaggggtttgagaacaaatgaatcactggacgattcatacaggagtcgctgggataattaggtgaaaataaatgcagattataagaccatgaaagtgttttttgaccttgcatgcatattagactgttgttggagacccttacaaccaagatatgaccctatttcgtgtataatatgggctctttaaggtaCTTTTAAGTCCATAGTTTCGTTAAAAAACACTTGTCTTCTTCACAAAACCAACCATAAGCATGCTGGATAGATAAATTGGTAAATATGGACTCATATCAAAGGGGTATGATGTCCATGTTATATGAAGTGGTCTAAAGAACTGCCTCCCCTTGCCTAAATTGTATAAAGCTAAAATGGGAAGACGGACTGGTACTAGAAATAGCAGATACAGTTTGGCAATATGCCATAGAACTGGTACACTCATCCCCTGTATGTATTAGACATGGTCTTCTACAG
The Danio rerio strain Tuebingen ecotype United States chromosome 4, GRCz12tu, whole genome shotgun sequence genome window above contains:
- the LOC108182290 gene encoding uncharacterized protein, yielding MAFIKEESEDLKIEETFTVKQEDLQEQTDLTEESEGSKEEEHHVKIEDKTHLQTDGILKRRDKNRFTCTQCGKSFGGNGNLKIHMIIHTGKKPFTCTQCGKSFSQSSHLNDHMMIHTGEKPFTCTQCGKSFIRLSLLNQHMMIHTGEKPFTCTQCGKSFRQSSYLNEHMMIHTGEKPFTCTQCWKSFSRSSDLNLHMRIHTGEKPFTCTQCGKSFSCSSLNKHMRIHTGEKPFTCTQCGKSFSCSSYLNQHMRIHTGEKPFTCTKCGKSFNCSSHLNRHMRNHTGEKLFTCTQCGKSFRQPSLLYLHMISHNGEKPTASVWDEFQQLLRP